GCGGTGGATGAGGACTGGAAACGCCGGCGACCCCCGGGAGCGCAATGAGCACACCCCTTCAAGAAGGTTTTCCCTGGCTGGACGGCGCCTCGCATGAGGACATGCGGCGCGCCGTGGGGGCCCTGTACCGCGTGCATTCCCTGCTGGGGGCCATCACGGACCCCGACGCCCTGCTGGTCCGCATCAGCGAGGAGAGCCGCACCGTGGCCTCGGCCGAGGCGGCCTCCGTCATGCTCTACGACGCGGAGACGGACGAGCTGTATTTCCAGGTGGCCCTGGGCGACAGCGGCGACCAGGACGCCCTCAAGCGCGAGGTGCGCCTGAAAATGGGCCAGGGCATCGCCGGGCTCGCCGCGCAGACCCGCCGCGCGGTCTCGGTGCCGGACGTCACCAAAGACCCCCGCTTCTTCAGCGACGCGGACGCGGCCTCGCGTTTCCAGACCCGCAGCCTGCTGGCCGTGCCCATGATGGACCGCGACCGGCTCATCGGCGTGCTGGAGGTGGTGAACAAGGTGGGCGGAGACGCGTTCTCCGAGATGGACGAGCATGTGATGGCCATGTTCTCCAACGTGGCGGCGACCGCCATGGTCAACGCGCGCCTCATCGGCCAGCAGATCCGCAACGAGCGTCTCGCCGCCATCGGCGAGGCCATCGCGGGCCTCACCCACCACATCAAGAACATCATCACCGGCCTGGGCAGCAGCACGGAGCTCATCCAGATGGCCCTGGACCGGGAAAACACGGAGATGGCCCTGCGCACCTGGCCCGTCCTCAAGCGGAATGTGGCGCGCATGTCCTGTTTCGTGCAGGACATGCTGGCCTTCGCCAAACCCCGCGTCCCCGTGCGGCGCCCCGCCGACCTGTCGGCCCTCGTCCGCGACGCCGCCCAGTCGGTCAAAGACGCCCTGACCGCGCGGAACGCCGCGCTGGAACTCGACCTGGAGGGGGTTTCCGGTCCGGTCTCCGTTGACGAGGACGGCATCTTCCGCTGCCTGCTGAACCTCCTTCAAAACGCCGTGGAGGCGCTGCCGGAGACGGGCGGGCGGGTGTCTGTCACCGCGTCCGTCACCCCGTGCGGCGCCCTGGAAATCCTGGTGGCGGACAACGGCCCGGGCGTGCCGCCGGAGATCCGGAAGAACCTCTTCCAGCCGTTTTTCTCGACCAAGGGCGGGCGGGGCACCGGACTCGGCCTCGCCACGTCCGAGAAGATCGTCAAGGAGCACGGGGGCAGCCTGGTGCTGGCCCCCTCCGTGTCCGGGGCATGCTTCCGCATGCTGGTCCCCGACGCCGCGGTCAAGAGCGAAGACAGGGAGTGAGAGCGCATGCAGAAGTGGTCCGCCGCCTTCAAGAAAGCCTGGAAAAACGAGGACGTCCGGGGCTGGATGCTCTGGGCGGCCGCCACGCTGCTGCTTTTCTGGCCCTGCGCGCGCTTTCTCTACACCTACACCTACTCCACCATGGCCCCGGCAACCAAG
Above is a genomic segment from Candidatus Hydrogenedentota bacterium containing:
- a CDS encoding GAF domain-containing protein, which produces MSTPLQEGFPWLDGASHEDMRRAVGALYRVHSLLGAITDPDALLVRISEESRTVASAEAASVMLYDAETDELYFQVALGDSGDQDALKREVRLKMGQGIAGLAAQTRRAVSVPDVTKDPRFFSDADAASRFQTRSLLAVPMMDRDRLIGVLEVVNKVGGDAFSEMDEHVMAMFSNVAATAMVNARLIGQQIRNERLAAIGEAIAGLTHHIKNIITGLGSSTELIQMALDRENTEMALRTWPVLKRNVARMSCFVQDMLAFAKPRVPVRRPADLSALVRDAAQSVKDALTARNAALELDLEGVSGPVSVDEDGIFRCLLNLLQNAVEALPETGGRVSVTASVTPCGALEILVADNGPGVPPEIRKNLFQPFFSTKGGRGTGLGLATSEKIVKEHGGSLVLAPSVSGACFRMLVPDAAVKSEDRE